A single genomic interval of bacterium harbors:
- a CDS encoding thioredoxin family protein, translating to MSKKRNIEVFSAGCPVCLETVKMVNDLACPSCNVTVRDMNDAGVAARAKGYGLRSVPAVVINGKVSDCCAGGPDASALMRDGLGQRIS from the coding sequence ATGAGCAAAAAACGAAACATCGAAGTTTTCAGCGCGGGGTGCCCCGTCTGCCTGGAAACGGTCAAAATGGTTAACGATCTCGCCTGCCCGTCCTGTAACGTGACCGTTCGCGACATGAACGACGCGGGCGTCGCGGCCCGGGCGAAGGGCTACGGCCTTCGTTCGGTGCCGGCCGTCGTGATCAACGGCAAGGTGTCGGACTGCTGCGCCGGCGGGCCGGACGCCTCGGCGCTGATGCGCGACGGGCTGGGTCAACGGATCTCGTAA
- the rplU gene encoding 50S ribosomal protein L21 — translation MYAVFQASGRQFKVKEGDTLKLDTLEGDPGSSVTFDKVLLLGGDDAIKVGSPTVSGASVQCEIVDHGRARKVIVFKYKRRKGYQVKRGHRQHYTKVRVTKISA, via the coding sequence ATGTACGCCGTCTTTCAGGCGTCCGGCCGGCAATTCAAGGTCAAGGAAGGCGACACGCTCAAGCTCGATACGCTCGAGGGCGATCCGGGCTCGTCCGTGACGTTCGACAAGGTCTTGCTGCTTGGCGGCGACGACGCGATCAAGGTCGGAAGCCCGACGGTTTCCGGCGCGAGCGTTCAGTGCGAGATCGTCGATCACGGCCGCGCGCGCAAGGTCATCGTCTTCAAATACAAGCGACGCAAGGGCTATCAGGTCAAACGCGGTCATCGCCAGCACTACACCAAGGTGCGCGTGACGAAGATCAGCGCGTAG